The following proteins come from a genomic window of Rutidosis leptorrhynchoides isolate AG116_Rl617_1_P2 chromosome 10, CSIRO_AGI_Rlap_v1, whole genome shotgun sequence:
- the LOC139870722 gene encoding uncharacterized protein gives MVTLLHNTDLIVWDEAPMNDKRCFEALDRSLRDILGNTEEYFGGKSVILGGDFKQTLPIQTKGGKSAILGACITISHLWQQFKVFILAENMRLLRPGLTPSMRVKNAEFLKWLLRVGNGEIGVPDTEDPLNSHWVQIPDQFCILNDENGLANLISFIYPRESLQNPSAVDLQQKAIFCPKNDAADTINSLIVDMVDGTVTTYCSYDTVTPHGNDVVRQSCSTLQNI, from the coding sequence ATGGTGACATTACTGCATAACACAGACCTTATTGTATGGGATGAGGCGCCAATGAATGATAAGCGCTGTTTCGAAGCTCTTGATAGGAGTCTTCGAGATATTTTAGGAAACACTGAAGAATATTTTGGTGGTAAGTCCGTGATACTTGGTGGTGACTTTAAACAAACGTTACCTATTCAGACAAAAGGAGGGAAATCAGCTATCCTTGGTGCTTGTATTACAATTTCACATTTGTGGCAGCAATTCAAGGTTTTCATACTTGCAGAAAACATGCGACTACTTAGGCCAGGGCTGACACCATCAATGAGGGTGAAGAACGCAGAATTTTTGAAGTGGTTGTTGAGGGTAGGAAATGGTGAAATTGGTGTGCCTGACACAGAAGACCCGTTGAATAGTCATTGGGTACAAATCCCTGATCAGTTCTGTATTCTTAATGACGAAAATGGATTGGCAAATCTGATTTCTTTTATATACCCTCGTGAATCGTTGCAAAATCCATCCGCAGTTGACCTGCAGCAAAAAGCAATTTTCTGTCCCAAGAACGACGCTGCCGATACGATAAACAGCTTAATCGTCGATATGGTAGATGGTACAGTTACAACTTACTGCAGCTACGACACTGTAACTCCACATGGAAATGACGTGGTGAGGCAGAGTTGCTCTACCCTGCAGAATATCTAA
- the LOC139870723 gene encoding uncharacterized protein, whose product MLAKSVEAEIITGTRVGEKVFFPRMSIIHKEPMLPFILKRQQFPLKISYAITINNSQGQSLNQIGVYLPKPLFDHGQLYVALSRATSPGSLKLLIKKHEDHGPNVTKNIVYTDFLFAITEFEAPPPARSTC is encoded by the coding sequence ATGTTAGCTAAGTCAGTGGAAGCCGAAATTATTACGGGCACCCGCGTCGGTGAGAAGGTCTTTTTCCCAAGAATGAGCATTATCCACAAGGAACCAATGTTGCCGTTCATTCTGAAGAGACAACAATTCCCGTTAAAAATCTCATACGCGATAACTATAAACAATAGCCAGGGTCAATCACTCAACCAAATTGGAGTTTATCTACCAAAACCTCTATTCGATCACGGGCAGCTCTATGTTGCGCTGTCGAGAGCTACATCACCGGGCAGTTTGAAACTGCTAATTAAAAAACACGAAGACCACGGGCCTAACGTAACCAAAAATATTGTCTACACAGATTTTTTATTCGCAATTACCGAGTTCGAGGCACCACCACCTGCCCGTTCCACCTGCTAA